A region from the Flavobacteriales bacterium genome encodes:
- a CDS encoding DUF4918 family protein, giving the protein MLAHRLLPLVLNASLSGVRLPKDIGVLDPMNGEHATEVRRIVRDFHTSLFADDDPRLLMLGINPGRLGAGSTGLCFTDTKRCESDLGITVNGIRTHEPSSDFFYRAVRAAGGAQVFYRRVYVSAICPLGFVKDGPKGTPINLNYYDDPALMKAIRPFAAQWIRNVVDAGMRTDKVLCIGTGKNLKFLEELNAEHRFFQRIVPLEHPRFIMQYKAKSVEEYVRKYAEAVE; this is encoded by the coding sequence ATGCTCGCTCACCGCCTGCTGCCGCTCGTCCTAAACGCCTCGCTCAGCGGCGTGCGCTTGCCCAAGGACATCGGCGTCCTGGACCCGATGAACGGCGAGCATGCCACCGAAGTGCGCCGCATCGTCCGCGACTTCCACACCAGCCTCTTCGCCGATGACGATCCGCGCTTACTGATGCTCGGCATCAACCCCGGCCGGTTGGGTGCGGGCAGCACCGGCCTTTGCTTCACCGATACCAAGCGCTGCGAAAGCGACCTTGGCATCACCGTCAACGGCATCCGCACCCACGAGCCCAGCAGCGATTTCTTCTACCGCGCGGTGCGCGCTGCCGGTGGGGCGCAGGTCTTCTACCGCCGCGTGTACGTCAGCGCCATCTGCCCGCTCGGCTTCGTGAAGGACGGTCCCAAGGGAACGCCCATCAACCTCAACTACTACGACGACCCCGCGCTGATGAAGGCCATCCGTCCTTTCGCCGCGCAATGGATCCGCAATGTGGTGGACGCGGGCATGCGCACGGACAAGGTGCTGTGCATCGGCACGGGCAAGAACCTCAAGTTCCTCGAAGAGCTCAACGCTGAGCACCGCTTCTTCCAACGCATCGTGCCGCTGGAGCACCCGCGCTTCATCATGCAGTACAAGGCGAAGAGCGTGGAGGAGTATGTGCGGAAGTATGCGGAGGCGGTGGAGTGA
- a CDS encoding LptF/LptG family permease, which translates to MFTSLDRYIIRNFLGTFFFILAVIMAIAVVFDVSEKTEDFSEMTATFGEIVSQYYVNFIIYYANLFSGLLIFIAVVLCTSRLAHRSEVIAMLSGGVSYNRFLRPYMVSGTFLTIVALVVNHTLLPDANKVRLAFEEEHIRATFFIDESNIHREITPGSIAYFETFDAQAKRGFHFSLEQWDGNALRWKLFADRATYDTLTGHWKVEDYYIRTIEGGKESITRGAMLDTALALVPSDVGQRPGNAAAMRTPQLAEFIAAERARGGGDTAFFEVEMHQRTSYPFATYVFILIGVGLASRKVRGGTGLHIALGIVLAVLYIFAMKMTTVAATNAGMAPVIAVWIPNTIFLLLGIYIHRTAPK; encoded by the coding sequence GTGTTCACCTCCCTCGACAGGTACATCATCCGGAACTTCCTCGGGACGTTCTTCTTCATCCTCGCCGTCATCATGGCCATTGCCGTGGTGTTCGACGTGAGCGAGAAGACCGAGGACTTCAGCGAGATGACCGCGACGTTCGGCGAGATCGTCAGCCAGTACTACGTCAACTTCATCATCTACTACGCCAACCTCTTCAGCGGGCTGCTCATCTTCATTGCGGTGGTGCTGTGCACGAGCCGCTTGGCGCACCGCAGCGAGGTCATCGCCATGCTTAGCGGCGGCGTCAGCTACAACCGTTTCCTGCGGCCTTACATGGTCAGCGGCACCTTCCTCACCATCGTGGCGCTGGTCGTCAACCACACGTTGCTGCCCGATGCGAACAAGGTGCGCCTCGCCTTCGAGGAGGAGCACATCCGCGCCACCTTCTTCATCGACGAGAGCAACATCCACCGCGAGATCACCCCCGGCAGCATCGCCTACTTCGAGACCTTCGATGCGCAGGCCAAGCGCGGCTTCCATTTCAGCCTGGAGCAGTGGGACGGCAACGCCCTTCGCTGGAAGCTCTTCGCCGACCGCGCCACGTACGACACGCTCACCGGCCACTGGAAAGTCGAGGACTACTACATCCGCACCATCGAGGGCGGCAAGGAGAGCATCACGCGGGGTGCCATGCTCGATACCGCGCTCGCACTGGTTCCGAGCGATGTGGGCCAACGCCCCGGCAACGCCGCCGCCATGCGCACGCCGCAGCTGGCGGAGTTCATCGCTGCTGAGCGCGCCCGCGGAGGCGGCGACACGGCCTTCTTCGAAGTGGAGATGCACCAGCGCACCAGCTATCCCTTCGCCACGTACGTCTTCATCCTCATCGGCGTGGGGCTCGCCAGCCGCAAGGTGCGCGGCGGCACGGGCTTGCACATCGCATTGGGCATCGTGCTGGCCGTGCTCTACATCTTCGCCATGAAGATGACCACCGTGGCCGCCACCAACGCCGGCATGGCACCCGTTATCGCCGTGTGGATACCCAACACCATCTTCCTGCTGCTGGGCATCTACATCCACCGCACCGCGCCGAAGTAG
- the tgt gene encoding tRNA guanosine(34) transglycosylase Tgt, with translation MAGASTPVASSPPVSRFTLQHTDPQSKARVGELRTDHGVIPTPVFMPVGTLGAVKTVHPRDLREDLDAQICLGNTYHLYLRPGTQVMEHAGGLHKFSGWDRAILTDSGGFQVHSLSDIRKITEEGVKFQSHIDGSSHLFTPEGVMDIQRTIGADIVMAFDECTPWPCELPYAEKSMHLTHRWLQRCIARFDSTVPMYGHHQMLFPIVQGSTFPALRKQSAEFVAQQGREGNAIGGLSVGEPEEEMYAMAELCCDILPKDRPRYLMGVGTPWNLLENIAIGIDMFDCVMPTRNGRNGMLFTRNGILNIKNQQWADDHGPLDTAGNTWVDTAYTKAFVRHLFQSGELLGPQIASLHNLGFYLDLMREARTRILDGSFMSWKAQLLPVLKQRMNSGS, from the coding sequence ATGGCCGGAGCATCAACCCCCGTTGCATCTTCGCCGCCCGTGTCCCGCTTCACCCTCCAACACACCGACCCGCAGAGCAAGGCCCGCGTGGGCGAGCTGCGCACCGACCACGGCGTCATACCAACACCTGTCTTCATGCCGGTAGGCACGCTAGGCGCCGTGAAGACCGTGCACCCGCGCGACCTGCGTGAGGACCTCGATGCGCAGATCTGCCTCGGCAATACCTACCACCTCTACCTGCGGCCCGGTACGCAAGTCATGGAGCATGCTGGCGGTCTGCACAAGTTCAGCGGCTGGGACCGTGCCATCCTCACCGACAGCGGCGGCTTCCAGGTGCACTCGCTCAGCGACATCCGCAAGATCACCGAGGAAGGGGTGAAGTTCCAGAGCCACATCGACGGCAGCAGCCACCTCTTCACCCCGGAAGGTGTCATGGACATCCAGCGCACCATCGGAGCCGACATCGTGATGGCCTTCGACGAGTGCACGCCATGGCCCTGCGAGCTGCCCTACGCCGAGAAAAGCATGCACCTGACGCACCGCTGGTTGCAGCGCTGCATTGCGCGGTTCGACAGCACCGTGCCCATGTACGGCCACCATCAGATGCTCTTCCCCATCGTGCAGGGCAGCACCTTTCCCGCATTGCGCAAGCAGAGCGCCGAGTTCGTGGCGCAGCAGGGCCGGGAGGGCAATGCCATCGGCGGCCTCAGCGTGGGTGAGCCCGAGGAGGAGATGTACGCCATGGCCGAGCTCTGTTGCGACATCCTGCCGAAGGACCGGCCGCGCTACCTCATGGGCGTGGGCACGCCGTGGAACCTGCTGGAGAACATCGCGATCGGCATCGACATGTTCGATTGTGTGATGCCCACCCGCAACGGACGCAACGGCATGCTCTTCACCCGCAACGGCATCCTCAACATCAAGAACCAGCAATGGGCCGATGACCACGGTCCGCTCGACACGGCAGGCAATACCTGGGTGGACACCGCGTACACCAAGGCCTTCGTGCGCCACCTCTTCCAAAGCGGCGAATTGCTCGGCCCGCAGATCGCCAGCCTGCACAACCTCGGTTTCTATCTGGACCTGATGCGCGAAGCCCGCACCCGCATCCTCGATGGCTCGTTCATGTCGTGGAAGGCACAGCTCTTGCCCGTGCTGAAGCAACGTATGAACTCAGGCTCGTAG
- a CDS encoding SCO family protein produces MKSPLLTRVLMLALVAVAAVLVIYFGFLKPSDELPVIHPADLDVRLTEKRQRQTKDEHHILDFHLFDQNGDTITLADTRGKIRVADFFFTTCTSICPEMSMNMVRVQEAFKDDDRVVLLSHSVTPEMDSVPVLAEYAKLHQADPRRWHLMTGDRRQIYRLARNSWFAALDEGDGGPDDFVHTENFVLADTAGRLRGFYDGTNTKEVDRLIADMHRLLEE; encoded by the coding sequence ATGAAGTCGCCTTTGTTGACCCGCGTGCTGATGCTGGCCCTGGTGGCCGTTGCCGCCGTGCTCGTCATCTATTTCGGCTTCCTGAAACCGAGCGACGAACTGCCCGTCATCCACCCGGCCGACCTCGATGTGCGGCTCACGGAGAAGCGCCAGCGGCAGACCAAGGACGAGCACCACATCCTCGACTTCCACCTCTTCGACCAGAACGGCGATACCATCACGCTGGCCGATACGCGCGGCAAGATCCGCGTAGCCGACTTCTTCTTCACCACCTGCACCAGCATCTGCCCCGAGATGAGCATGAACATGGTGCGTGTGCAGGAGGCCTTCAAGGACGATGACCGCGTAGTTCTGCTCTCGCATTCGGTGACGCCCGAAATGGACAGCGTGCCCGTGCTGGCCGAGTACGCCAAGCTCCACCAGGCCGACCCGCGGCGCTGGCACCTGATGACCGGCGACCGCCGCCAGATCTACCGCCTCGCGCGCAACAGTTGGTTCGCCGCACTTGACGAAGGCGACGGCGGCCCCGACGACTTCGTGCACACCGAGAACTTCGTGCTGGCCGACACCGCAGGCCGCCTGCGCGGTTTCTACGACGGCACCAACACCAAGGAGGTGGACCGGCTCATCGCCGACATGCACAGGTTGTTGGAGGAGTAG
- a CDS encoding T9SS type A sorting domain-containing protein encodes MSQGTFNVVQNYSLSIGSLDAGGAIGRSVYETATGYNVVGSAVVPGNLGKPFVTFFDTDGACVGQEQHYGASPYDYDHGYSDPVWSEDGLKKVVMTEFESGNFSYSRQILVAYNDLGDTAYTHSLIDTGYMGMRQTCILSDGRVAACGFSDPDSVPARALLLLADTLGQNVEAITYANTVMALGVRPLMPNGAVLSGFVAGVSDGLWVMRLDSAGNTLWRRNFGGSQHAYDNVSAIQTQDGGIVATGSFMPLPGSWNSPQWNYFRKWDINGNVQWSKQYNQAQDATTFDIEELPNGDLVASGSENTHWGLLIKLEPDGDLSWLRRYTYYTSNGSQHGLYDVEPTSDGGFVATGVSRQGVSDSLPGLQMVWLLKVDSAGCLVPGCGNIGVEEVALGLENALSVYPNPARDQAQVMLDLPQDLEVRGALQLVVVDGLGRTVLEVPVGNARTLQLELAGLAAGVHYVHLRDETRWLSGTKLVVE; translated from the coding sequence TTGTCGCAAGGCACGTTTAACGTAGTACAGAACTATAGCCTTTCCATAGGCTCCTTGGATGCGGGCGGTGCGATCGGGCGTTCGGTGTACGAGACCGCAACCGGGTACAACGTGGTTGGGAGCGCAGTGGTACCCGGTAATCTCGGAAAGCCCTTCGTGACTTTTTTCGATACGGACGGGGCTTGTGTCGGACAGGAACAGCACTACGGAGCATCGCCATACGACTACGACCATGGTTATTCAGATCCCGTTTGGAGCGAAGATGGCCTGAAGAAGGTTGTGATGACCGAGTTCGAGTCTGGCAACTTCAGTTACTCCAGGCAAATACTGGTGGCCTACAACGACCTTGGCGACACTGCCTACACGCACTCGCTCATTGATACGGGCTACATGGGAATGAGACAAACCTGCATCTTGTCCGACGGCCGGGTAGCTGCATGCGGGTTCAGCGACCCGGACTCCGTTCCTGCTCGTGCACTGTTGCTATTGGCGGATACGCTCGGACAGAACGTGGAGGCTATCACATACGCGAACACCGTAATGGCCCTAGGCGTCAGGCCGCTGATGCCGAATGGCGCGGTGCTCAGCGGATTTGTTGCGGGCGTGAGCGATGGATTGTGGGTAATGCGACTGGACAGCGCAGGAAACACCCTGTGGAGAAGGAATTTCGGGGGCAGTCAACACGCCTATGACAATGTCAGCGCCATCCAGACCCAGGATGGTGGTATTGTGGCCACGGGCAGTTTTATGCCCCTGCCGGGTAGTTGGAATTCACCACAGTGGAACTACTTCCGCAAGTGGGACATCAACGGCAACGTGCAGTGGAGCAAGCAATACAACCAAGCGCAAGACGCGACTACGTTCGACATTGAGGAATTGCCAAACGGGGATCTGGTGGCCAGCGGTTCGGAGAACACCCATTGGGGATTGCTCATTAAGTTGGAACCTGATGGAGACCTGTCTTGGCTTCGACGGTACACCTACTACACCAGCAACGGTTCCCAGCACGGGCTCTATGATGTGGAACCCACCAGTGACGGAGGTTTTGTTGCTACTGGGGTTTCTAGGCAAGGAGTCAGTGACAGCCTTCCCGGCCTTCAGATGGTATGGCTACTGAAAGTGGACAGTGCAGGCTGCTTGGTGCCTGGCTGCGGCAACATAGGCGTGGAGGAAGTGGCCTTGGGCCTGGAAAATGCGCTGAGCGTGTACCCCAACCCGGCAAGGGACCAAGCACAGGTGATGTTGGACCTGCCACAAGACCTTGAGGTACGCGGTGCGCTGCAGCTTGTGGTGGTGGATGGCCTTGGCCGCACGGTGCTTGAAGTACCGGTCGGCAATGCCCGGACCTTGCAACTTGAACTAGCAGGCTTGGCGGCCGGTGTGCACTACGTGCACTTGAGGGATGAAACACGGTGGTTGAGCGGGACGAAACTCGTTGTGGAGTAG
- a CDS encoding redoxin domain-containing protein, with the protein MRREVLAVGEVDGTGSVTLTGEVAEIVKGQIRVGMDVAELFLKPGAQYTIRLLPPDPAAGRSMSGAHLRPIEFLELEGLDINALTSDLNGHLDMFLIEDLATDQEAGMQALDLMRKEGSVKPDSAQRPATLFITPDLSDAKVDSFEQKLRKYYDGVNDPWFEAYMANAVAGLRFGPNANDSVLFARTLKDKPVRYNDPEYVRFFLSFFEDHLMSKVFPRSANALVSVVNNASADSLHLLLRKSEYLHDDRLRELVMLSELHGNYHGKTFQRAGIKQLLERTARSSVFSEHRTIATNLLWDLTSMANGDTLPSIMAWTSTGEKTELDTLLTEGPIYLAITASWCTYCELEMSAMEKLHAEYGKVVRFITLDIDGTTTSLEAQKRLHPQRTWTHLLAANDPLLMDKLRLRTVPAFFLLDGRTLKHSPAKAPSAGIAAEFHRIVTTQPQEGGRRVWDE; encoded by the coding sequence ATGCGGCGCGAGGTGCTGGCCGTGGGCGAAGTGGACGGCACCGGCAGCGTGACCCTCACCGGCGAAGTGGCGGAGATCGTGAAAGGACAGATCCGCGTCGGCATGGACGTGGCCGAGCTTTTCCTGAAGCCCGGTGCGCAGTACACCATACGCCTGCTGCCGCCAGACCCTGCTGCCGGGCGTTCGATGAGCGGCGCACACCTGCGGCCCATCGAGTTCCTCGAACTGGAAGGTCTCGATATCAACGCGCTGACCAGCGACCTCAACGGCCACCTCGACATGTTCCTGATCGAGGACCTCGCCACGGACCAAGAGGCCGGCATGCAGGCGTTGGACCTGATGCGGAAGGAGGGCTCCGTGAAACCCGACAGTGCGCAACGTCCGGCCACGCTCTTCATCACCCCCGACCTCAGCGACGCCAAAGTGGACAGCTTCGAGCAGAAGCTACGGAAGTACTACGACGGGGTGAACGACCCGTGGTTCGAGGCGTACATGGCCAATGCCGTGGCCGGGCTGCGCTTCGGACCGAACGCCAACGACAGCGTACTGTTCGCTCGTACGTTAAAGGACAAACCCGTGCGCTACAACGATCCGGAGTACGTCCGCTTCTTCCTTTCATTCTTTGAAGACCACTTGATGAGCAAAGTGTTCCCGCGTTCCGCCAATGCCCTGGTGAGTGTGGTGAACAACGCATCTGCTGACAGCCTTCACCTGCTGCTGCGGAAGAGCGAATACCTGCACGACGACCGCCTGCGCGAACTCGTGATGCTATCGGAACTGCACGGCAATTACCACGGCAAGACCTTCCAGCGCGCTGGCATCAAACAACTGCTGGAGCGGACAGCCCGCAGTTCAGTGTTCAGTGAGCACCGCACCATTGCCACCAACCTCTTGTGGGACCTGACGAGCATGGCCAACGGCGACACCCTGCCGAGCATCATGGCCTGGACTTCCACCGGTGAAAAAACGGAGCTTGACACGCTGCTCACCGAAGGCCCCATCTATCTGGCCATCACCGCGAGCTGGTGCACCTATTGTGAATTGGAAATGAGCGCCATGGAGAAGCTGCACGCCGAATACGGCAAGGTGGTGCGTTTCATCACCCTCGACATCGACGGGACCACCACCAGCTTGGAAGCGCAGAAGCGGCTGCACCCGCAACGCACATGGACGCACCTGCTCGCAGCCAATGACCCGCTGCTCATGGACAAGCTTCGCCTGCGCACCGTGCCAGCATTCTTCCTGCTCGATGGCCGCACGCTGAAGCACTCACCGGCCAAGGCACCCAGCGCGGGCATTGCCGCGGAGTTCCACCGCATTGTGACTACCCAGCCGCAGGAAGGAGGAAGGAGGGTGTGGGATGAGTGA
- the coaD gene encoding pantetheine-phosphate adenylyltransferase — protein MSQRIAVFPGSFDPVTIGHADIVARALPLFDQVVVAMGVNTTKKYTFPFEQRMQWLREVFAPHLSVEVTHFEGLTVDLCKRLGAAFILRGVRNGTDHDHERTIALMNKQLAGVETIFLPAAAQHAHVSSTIVRELHANKADITAFLPKGMKL, from the coding sequence ATGAGCCAGCGCATCGCCGTCTTCCCCGGTTCGTTCGATCCCGTCACCATCGGGCATGCCGATATCGTGGCCCGCGCCTTGCCGCTGTTCGACCAAGTGGTGGTGGCCATGGGCGTGAACACGACCAAGAAGTACACCTTCCCGTTCGAACAACGCATGCAGTGGCTCCGCGAGGTCTTCGCACCGCACCTCTCCGTGGAAGTCACGCATTTCGAGGGCTTGACGGTGGACCTGTGCAAACGGCTCGGTGCAGCGTTCATCCTGCGCGGCGTGCGCAACGGCACGGACCACGACCATGAGCGCACCATCGCGCTGATGAACAAACAACTGGCGGGCGTGGAGACCATCTTCCTGCCCGCCGCAGCACAGCATGCGCACGTCAGTAGCACCATCGTGCGGGAACTCCATGCCAACAAAGCGGACATTACTGCGTTCTTGCCCAAGGGAATGAAGCTCTAA
- the rsmD gene encoding 16S rRNA (guanine(966)-N(2))-methyltransferase RsmD has product MRVTSGRFKGRNIRAPKDLSARPTTDFAKQALFNILQHSVAMEGIRVLDLFAGTGAISLEFLSRGAVEVISVDHDEKAYRHLQRSARDAGIDAWRLVRVDALTYLRAAPGPFDIVFADPPFAMEGVDKIPGMVLDSGILAEDGLFILEHNRDVKTEALPGFTKHRDYGTVHFSFFKPVTR; this is encoded by the coding sequence ATGCGTGTAACGAGCGGCCGCTTCAAAGGCAGGAACATCCGCGCGCCGAAAGACCTCAGCGCCCGGCCCACCACCGACTTTGCCAAGCAAGCGCTCTTCAACATCCTGCAGCACAGCGTGGCCATGGAGGGCATCCGTGTGCTTGACCTGTTCGCAGGTACTGGGGCCATCTCGCTGGAGTTCCTTAGCCGCGGTGCGGTGGAAGTCATCAGCGTGGACCATGACGAGAAGGCCTACCGCCACCTGCAACGTTCGGCGCGCGACGCTGGCATCGATGCGTGGCGCTTGGTGCGTGTCGATGCGCTCACCTACTTGCGCGCTGCACCCGGCCCGTTCGACATCGTGTTCGCCGACCCGCCTTTCGCCATGGAAGGCGTGGACAAGATCCCGGGCATGGTCTTGGACAGTGGGATCCTTGCGGAGGACGGCCTCTTCATCTTGGAGCACAACCGCGATGTGAAGACCGAAGCCTTGCCCGGCTTCACCAAACACCGCGACTACGGCACCGTCCACTTCAGCTTCTTCAAACCCGTCACCCGATGA
- a CDS encoding long-chain fatty acid--CoA ligase has product MKTRRLFDIPLLQLEKYPKQDAVGSKHDGAWKTYSTQELIALSEQVAMGLMALGIKPGDKVAIASGNRAEWCIVDRAILCMGAINVPLYPTASAEDYAYVLKHSGTKVCFSSNAEIHAKALHAQSQSPALQHLFTFDQLTGVRHWSEVRDLSKDQDKNLLKQYGDTVKRDDLATIIYTSGTTGRPKGVMLSHGNILSNIEGSIERLPVDHEALCISFLPLSHIYERMLMYLYMYAGVSIRFQESMDNLGDAIREVQPHVFTAVPRVLEKVYDRIVGKGEELSGIKRKLFFWALDLGHRYEVHGRSWWYNVQLSVARKLIFSKWQAALGGRVRVVASGSAALQPRLARVFNAAGIPLMEGYGLTESSPVISVNCEKNDGFRFGTTGRPLKNVQVRIAEDGEILAKGPNIMMGYYLEPELTAAALDADGWLHTGDIGVLDDGFLRITDRKKEMFKTSGGKYIAPQVIENMLKASRFIEQVMVIGENEKFPAALIVPSFAFLKDYCELKGIPYTTSAEIIKDKRIAERIMKSVEQVCTPLGHWEQVKKIALLPTEWSIDGGEMTPKLSLRRKQILAKYAEQVRGIYA; this is encoded by the coding sequence ATGAAAACCCGACGCCTCTTCGACATACCGCTCCTGCAACTGGAGAAGTACCCGAAACAGGATGCCGTCGGCAGCAAGCACGATGGCGCTTGGAAGACGTACAGCACCCAAGAGCTCATCGCACTGAGCGAGCAGGTGGCCATGGGGCTGATGGCCTTGGGCATCAAGCCCGGCGACAAAGTGGCCATTGCCAGTGGCAACCGCGCCGAGTGGTGCATTGTGGACCGCGCCATCCTCTGCATGGGCGCCATCAACGTGCCGTTGTACCCCACCGCCAGCGCCGAGGATTATGCCTACGTGCTCAAGCACAGCGGCACCAAGGTGTGTTTCAGCAGCAATGCCGAGATACACGCCAAAGCCCTGCACGCGCAGTCGCAGTCGCCCGCGCTCCAGCACCTTTTCACCTTCGACCAGCTGACCGGCGTGCGCCACTGGAGCGAAGTGCGCGACTTGTCCAAGGACCAGGACAAGAACCTGCTGAAGCAATACGGCGATACGGTGAAGCGGGACGACCTCGCCACCATCATCTACACCAGCGGCACCACGGGCAGGCCCAAGGGCGTCATGCTCTCGCATGGCAACATCCTCAGCAACATCGAAGGCAGCATCGAGCGCTTGCCGGTTGACCACGAGGCGTTGTGCATCAGCTTTCTCCCGCTCAGCCACATCTACGAGCGGATGCTGATGTACCTGTACATGTACGCGGGCGTCAGCATCCGCTTCCAGGAGAGCATGGACAACCTCGGCGATGCCATCCGCGAAGTGCAGCCGCACGTCTTCACCGCCGTGCCGCGCGTGCTGGAGAAGGTGTACGACCGCATCGTGGGCAAGGGCGAGGAGCTCTCGGGCATCAAACGCAAGCTGTTCTTCTGGGCGCTCGACCTGGGCCACCGTTACGAAGTGCACGGCCGCAGTTGGTGGTACAATGTGCAGTTGTCTGTAGCACGGAAGCTCATCTTCAGCAAGTGGCAGGCTGCTTTGGGCGGTAGGGTGCGGGTGGTGGCCAGTGGCAGTGCCGCACTGCAACCGCGTCTGGCCCGCGTTTTCAACGCAGCAGGCATCCCGCTCATGGAAGGCTATGGCCTCACGGAGAGCTCACCCGTCATCAGCGTGAACTGCGAGAAGAACGATGGCTTCCGTTTCGGCACCACGGGTCGTCCTTTGAAGAACGTGCAGGTGCGAATTGCCGAGGACGGCGAGATCCTGGCTAAAGGCCCCAACATCATGATGGGCTACTACCTGGAGCCGGAACTCACCGCCGCTGCTCTCGATGCCGACGGATGGTTGCACACCGGCGATATCGGGGTGCTCGATGACGGCTTCCTGCGCATCACCGATCGCAAGAAGGAGATGTTCAAGACCAGCGGTGGCAAGTACATCGCGCCGCAGGTCATCGAGAACATGCTCAAGGCCTCGCGCTTCATCGAGCAGGTGATGGTGATCGGCGAGAACGAGAAGTTCCCGGCCGCCCTCATTGTGCCCAGCTTCGCCTTCCTCAAGGACTACTGCGAACTGAAGGGCATTCCCTACACCACGTCGGCGGAAATCATCAAGGACAAGCGCATCGCGGAGCGCATCATGAAGAGCGTGGAGCAGGTGTGCACGCCGCTCGGCCATTGGGAGCAGGTGAAGAAGATCGCCCTGCTGCCGACGGAGTGGAGCATCGACGGCGGCGAGATGACCCCCAAACTAAGCCTGCGCCGGAAGCAGATACTTGCCAAGTACGCCGAGCAGGTGAGGGGCATCTACGCATAG
- a CDS encoding DUF2490 domain-containing protein has product MFRSALLVLLMCTALVARAQEPRAKPERDLELWTSIALETRPFSLPGRPGETGFRKKFRTALETGYRSNENLGNGKSFYLNLSLRYRLKKWIRLGMDHRYNIRDAYSSNSYRLDGAVTLQGEWKRFEGSLRTTFQHEFIPVYRLRDVWRNRFAISWRTKKFRIDPYVSCETFTGIWYKGNYFAGIRYDLGAQWELGKEKNSSVELILRHDREIGVRAPLYRTIVSVAYEYYWKR; this is encoded by the coding sequence ATGTTCCGGTCTGCGCTGCTCGTCTTGTTGATGTGCACGGCGCTGGTCGCGCGCGCCCAAGAGCCGCGTGCGAAACCCGAGCGCGACCTTGAGCTGTGGACGAGCATCGCACTGGAAACGCGACCTTTCAGTCTACCGGGCAGGCCGGGTGAAACCGGCTTCCGGAAGAAGTTCCGCACTGCCCTAGAGACCGGTTACCGCAGCAATGAAAACCTCGGCAACGGCAAATCCTTCTACTTGAACCTGTCCCTGCGTTACCGCTTGAAGAAGTGGATCAGGCTCGGCATGGACCACCGCTACAACATCCGCGACGCATACAGCAGCAACAGCTATCGCCTCGATGGGGCCGTTACCCTGCAAGGAGAGTGGAAGCGCTTCGAAGGTTCGCTCCGTACCACCTTCCAGCACGAGTTCATTCCCGTGTACCGCCTACGCGATGTGTGGCGCAACCGCTTCGCCATCAGCTGGCGCACCAAGAAGTTCCGCATCGACCCGTACGTGAGCTGCGAGACTTTCACAGGCATCTGGTACAAGGGCAACTACTTCGCGGGCATCCGCTACGACCTCGGTGCGCAATGGGAACTTGGCAAGGAGAAGAACAGCTCCGTGGAGCTCATCCTACGCCACGACCGCGAGATCGGCGTGCGCGCCCCGCTGTACCGCACCATTGTTTCGGTGGCTTACGAGTACTATTGGAAACGATGA